In the Mastomys coucha isolate ucsf_1 unplaced genomic scaffold, UCSF_Mcou_1 pScaffold18, whole genome shotgun sequence genome, one interval contains:
- the Fancg gene encoding Fanconi anemia group G protein isoform X4: MVLCNYIILRASIAQAFTEDLIQDLQRGLKRVREAQHQLEPKSQQGLKELWQSVLSSSSLLPELLPPLHCLASLQAVLWMSADCLEDLTLLLQTLNGHQAETSEDLLLLLKSWSPPAEESHAPLILQDAENLRDVLLTAFACRQGFQELIAGSLPQAQSSLHEAASGLCPPSVLVQVYTALGTCLRKMENPQRALLYLTEALKVGATCALPLLEASRVYRQLGDTAAELESLELLVEALSATHSSEPFKCLIEVELLLPQPDPASPLHCGTQSQAKHLLASRCLQTGRAEDAAEHYLDLLAMLLGGSEPRFSPPTSSLDPCMPELCLEAAAALIQAGRASDALTVCEELLNRTSCLLPKTSSLWENARKRTKELPYCPIWVSATHLLQGQAWSQLKAQKEALSDFSQCLELLFRTLPENKEQGSNCEQKCRAEVALKQLRVAALISRGLEWVASGQDTKALSDFLLSVQICPGNRDGSFYLLQTLKRLGRKNEATAFWREAQSQLPQEQAAGSLPLYLETCLSWIHPPNCEAFLEEFGTSVLESCDL, translated from the exons ATGGTCCTCTGTAATTATATAATCCTGAGGGCTAGCATAGCCCAGGCCTTCACTGAAGACCTTATCCAGGATCTTCAAAGGGGTCTCAAAAGAG TGCGGGAGGCCCAGCATCAGCTGGAGCCCAAGTCACAGCAGGGACTCAAGGAGCTGTGGCAGtctgtcctctcctcttcctcccttctgccGGAGCTGCTGCCTCCCTTAcactgcctggccagccttcAAGCTGTCCTCTGGATGAGTGCTGACTGCCTGGAGGACCTGACCTTGCTGTTACAAACCCTGAATGGCCACCAG GCTGAGACCTCTGAGGATCTGCTACTATTGCTAAAATCCTGGAGTCCTCCAGCGGAGGAGTCACACGCCCCACTGATTCTGCAAGATGCTGAGAATTTGAGGGATGTCCTTCTGACAGCATTTGCCTGCCGCCAAG GCTTCCAGGAGCTAATCGCAGGGAGCCTCCCCCAGGCACAGAGCAGCCTGCATGAAGCAGCCTCAGGTCTGTGTCCGCCGTCTGTGTTAGTCCAGGTGTACACAGCGCTGGGGACATGTCTCCGTAAGATG GAAAATCCACAGAGAGCACTGTTGTACTTGACTGAAGCCCTGAAAGTGGGAGCAACCTGTGCCCTTCCGCTTCTGGAGGCTTCCAGAGTATATAGGCAACTAGGAGACACAGCCGCAGAGCTGGAGAGTCTGGAGCTGCTGGTTGAG gCCTTGAGTGCCACTCATAGTTCTGAACCATTCAAATGTCTCATTGAAGTAGAATTGCTACTTCCACAACCTGATCCAGCCTCTCCTCTTCATTGTGGCACACAGAGTCAGGCCAAGCACCTGCTAGCAAGTCGATGCCTACAGACGGGGAG GGCAGAAGATGCTGCGGAACATTACTTGGACCTGCTGGCAATGTTGCTGGGAGGCTCAGAGCCAAGG ttTTCCCCACCCACCTCCTCCCTAGATCCCTGTATGCCGGAGTTGTGTCTGGAGGCAGCAGCAGCGCTGATCCAGGCAGGCCGAGCCTCAGATGCTTTGACTGTGTGTGAGGAGCTGCTCAACCGTACCTCATGTCTGCTTCCCAAGACGTCCTCCTTGTGGGAAAATGCcagaaaaagaaccaaagaactGCCATATTGTCCAATCTGGGTCTCTGCCACCCACCTGCTTCAGGGCCAGGCCTGGTCACAACTAAAGGCTCAAAAAGAGGCACTTAGTGACTTTAGCCA GTGCCTTGAGCTGCTCTTTCGGACCCTGcctgagaacaaagagcaag GCTCCAACTGTGAGCAGAAGTGTAGAGCTGAAGTGGCACTGAAACAGCTTCGAGTGGCTGCTCTGATTAGTCGTGGACTGGAATGGGTAGCCAGTGGCCAGGATACCAAGGCTTTGAGTGACTTCCTCCTCAGTGTGCAGATATGCCCAG GCAATAGAGATGGTTCCTTTTACCTGCTTCAGACTCTGAAAAGACTGGGTCGGAAGAATGAGGCCACTGCTTTCTGGCGGGAGGCCCAAAGTCAACTGCCACAGGAACAAGCTGCCGG GTCTCTTCCACTGTATTTAGAAACCTGTTTGAGCTGGATCCATCCTCCTAACTGTGAAGCCTTCCTTGAGGAGTTCGGGACTTCGGTGTTGGAGTCTTGTGACCTTTAG
- the Fancg gene encoding Fanconi anemia group G protein isoform X2 translates to MSSQIIPALPKTFSSSLDLWREKNDQLVRQAKLTRDSRPSLRRQQSAQDTLEGFRELLLTLQGLPAAVPALPLELMVLCNYIILRASIAQAFTEDLIQDLQRGLKRVREAQHQLEPKSQQGLKELWQSVLSSSSLLPELLPPLHCLASLQAVLWMSADCLEDLTLLLQTLNGHQAETSEDLLLLLKSWSPPAEESHAPLILQDAENLRDVLLTAFACRQGFQELIAGSLPQAQSSLHEAASGLCPPSVLVQVYTALGTCLRKMENPQRALLYLTEALKVGATCALPLLEASRVYRQLGDTAAELESLELLVEALSATHSSEPFKCLIEVELLLPQPDPASPLHCGTQSQAKHLLASRCLQTGRAEDAAEHYLDLLAMLLGGSEPRFSPPTSSLDPCMPELCLEAAAALIQAGRASDALTVCEELLNRTSCLLPKTSSLWENARKRTKELPYCPIWVSATHLLQGQAWSQLKAQKEALSDFSQCLELLFRTLPENKEQGSNCEQKCRAEVALKQLRVAALISRGLEWVASGQDTKALSDFLLSVQICPGNRDGSFYLLQTLKRLGRKNEATAFWREAQSQLPQEQAAGSLPLYLETCLSWIHPPNCEAFLEEFGTSVLESCDL, encoded by the exons ATGTCCAGCCAGATCATTCCAGCCCTCCCCAAAACATTTTCCAGTAGCCTGGACCTGTGGAGGGAAAAGAATGACCAGCTTGTTAGACAGGCTAAG CTGACTAGGGATTCTCGTCCGTCTCTGAGGCGACAGCAGTCGGCCCAAGACACACTGGAAGGATTTAGGGAGCTCCTCCTCACTCTGCAAG GACTCCCTGCTGCTGTCCCCGCTCTCCCCTTGGAGCTGATGGTCCTCTGTAATTATATAATCCTGAGGGCTAGCATAGCCCAGGCCTTCACTGAAGACCTTATCCAGGATCTTCAAAGGGGTCTCAAAAGAG TGCGGGAGGCCCAGCATCAGCTGGAGCCCAAGTCACAGCAGGGACTCAAGGAGCTGTGGCAGtctgtcctctcctcttcctcccttctgccGGAGCTGCTGCCTCCCTTAcactgcctggccagccttcAAGCTGTCCTCTGGATGAGTGCTGACTGCCTGGAGGACCTGACCTTGCTGTTACAAACCCTGAATGGCCACCAG GCTGAGACCTCTGAGGATCTGCTACTATTGCTAAAATCCTGGAGTCCTCCAGCGGAGGAGTCACACGCCCCACTGATTCTGCAAGATGCTGAGAATTTGAGGGATGTCCTTCTGACAGCATTTGCCTGCCGCCAAG GCTTCCAGGAGCTAATCGCAGGGAGCCTCCCCCAGGCACAGAGCAGCCTGCATGAAGCAGCCTCAGGTCTGTGTCCGCCGTCTGTGTTAGTCCAGGTGTACACAGCGCTGGGGACATGTCTCCGTAAGATG GAAAATCCACAGAGAGCACTGTTGTACTTGACTGAAGCCCTGAAAGTGGGAGCAACCTGTGCCCTTCCGCTTCTGGAGGCTTCCAGAGTATATAGGCAACTAGGAGACACAGCCGCAGAGCTGGAGAGTCTGGAGCTGCTGGTTGAG gCCTTGAGTGCCACTCATAGTTCTGAACCATTCAAATGTCTCATTGAAGTAGAATTGCTACTTCCACAACCTGATCCAGCCTCTCCTCTTCATTGTGGCACACAGAGTCAGGCCAAGCACCTGCTAGCAAGTCGATGCCTACAGACGGGGAG GGCAGAAGATGCTGCGGAACATTACTTGGACCTGCTGGCAATGTTGCTGGGAGGCTCAGAGCCAAGG ttTTCCCCACCCACCTCCTCCCTAGATCCCTGTATGCCGGAGTTGTGTCTGGAGGCAGCAGCAGCGCTGATCCAGGCAGGCCGAGCCTCAGATGCTTTGACTGTGTGTGAGGAGCTGCTCAACCGTACCTCATGTCTGCTTCCCAAGACGTCCTCCTTGTGGGAAAATGCcagaaaaagaaccaaagaactGCCATATTGTCCAATCTGGGTCTCTGCCACCCACCTGCTTCAGGGCCAGGCCTGGTCACAACTAAAGGCTCAAAAAGAGGCACTTAGTGACTTTAGCCA GTGCCTTGAGCTGCTCTTTCGGACCCTGcctgagaacaaagagcaag GCTCCAACTGTGAGCAGAAGTGTAGAGCTGAAGTGGCACTGAAACAGCTTCGAGTGGCTGCTCTGATTAGTCGTGGACTGGAATGGGTAGCCAGTGGCCAGGATACCAAGGCTTTGAGTGACTTCCTCCTCAGTGTGCAGATATGCCCAG GCAATAGAGATGGTTCCTTTTACCTGCTTCAGACTCTGAAAAGACTGGGTCGGAAGAATGAGGCCACTGCTTTCTGGCGGGAGGCCCAAAGTCAACTGCCACAGGAACAAGCTGCCGG GTCTCTTCCACTGTATTTAGAAACCTGTTTGAGCTGGATCCATCCTCCTAACTGTGAAGCCTTCCTTGAGGAGTTCGGGACTTCGGTGTTGGAGTCTTGTGACCTTTAG
- the Fancg gene encoding Fanconi anemia group G protein isoform X1, with translation MSSQIIPALPKTFSSSLDLWREKNDQLVRQAKQLTRDSRPSLRRQQSAQDTLEGFRELLLTLQGLPAAVPALPLELMVLCNYIILRASIAQAFTEDLIQDLQRGLKRVREAQHQLEPKSQQGLKELWQSVLSSSSLLPELLPPLHCLASLQAVLWMSADCLEDLTLLLQTLNGHQAETSEDLLLLLKSWSPPAEESHAPLILQDAENLRDVLLTAFACRQGFQELIAGSLPQAQSSLHEAASGLCPPSVLVQVYTALGTCLRKMENPQRALLYLTEALKVGATCALPLLEASRVYRQLGDTAAELESLELLVEALSATHSSEPFKCLIEVELLLPQPDPASPLHCGTQSQAKHLLASRCLQTGRAEDAAEHYLDLLAMLLGGSEPRFSPPTSSLDPCMPELCLEAAAALIQAGRASDALTVCEELLNRTSCLLPKTSSLWENARKRTKELPYCPIWVSATHLLQGQAWSQLKAQKEALSDFSQCLELLFRTLPENKEQGSNCEQKCRAEVALKQLRVAALISRGLEWVASGQDTKALSDFLLSVQICPGNRDGSFYLLQTLKRLGRKNEATAFWREAQSQLPQEQAAGSLPLYLETCLSWIHPPNCEAFLEEFGTSVLESCDL, from the exons ATGTCCAGCCAGATCATTCCAGCCCTCCCCAAAACATTTTCCAGTAGCCTGGACCTGTGGAGGGAAAAGAATGACCAGCTTGTTAGACAGGCTAAG CAGCTGACTAGGGATTCTCGTCCGTCTCTGAGGCGACAGCAGTCGGCCCAAGACACACTGGAAGGATTTAGGGAGCTCCTCCTCACTCTGCAAG GACTCCCTGCTGCTGTCCCCGCTCTCCCCTTGGAGCTGATGGTCCTCTGTAATTATATAATCCTGAGGGCTAGCATAGCCCAGGCCTTCACTGAAGACCTTATCCAGGATCTTCAAAGGGGTCTCAAAAGAG TGCGGGAGGCCCAGCATCAGCTGGAGCCCAAGTCACAGCAGGGACTCAAGGAGCTGTGGCAGtctgtcctctcctcttcctcccttctgccGGAGCTGCTGCCTCCCTTAcactgcctggccagccttcAAGCTGTCCTCTGGATGAGTGCTGACTGCCTGGAGGACCTGACCTTGCTGTTACAAACCCTGAATGGCCACCAG GCTGAGACCTCTGAGGATCTGCTACTATTGCTAAAATCCTGGAGTCCTCCAGCGGAGGAGTCACACGCCCCACTGATTCTGCAAGATGCTGAGAATTTGAGGGATGTCCTTCTGACAGCATTTGCCTGCCGCCAAG GCTTCCAGGAGCTAATCGCAGGGAGCCTCCCCCAGGCACAGAGCAGCCTGCATGAAGCAGCCTCAGGTCTGTGTCCGCCGTCTGTGTTAGTCCAGGTGTACACAGCGCTGGGGACATGTCTCCGTAAGATG GAAAATCCACAGAGAGCACTGTTGTACTTGACTGAAGCCCTGAAAGTGGGAGCAACCTGTGCCCTTCCGCTTCTGGAGGCTTCCAGAGTATATAGGCAACTAGGAGACACAGCCGCAGAGCTGGAGAGTCTGGAGCTGCTGGTTGAG gCCTTGAGTGCCACTCATAGTTCTGAACCATTCAAATGTCTCATTGAAGTAGAATTGCTACTTCCACAACCTGATCCAGCCTCTCCTCTTCATTGTGGCACACAGAGTCAGGCCAAGCACCTGCTAGCAAGTCGATGCCTACAGACGGGGAG GGCAGAAGATGCTGCGGAACATTACTTGGACCTGCTGGCAATGTTGCTGGGAGGCTCAGAGCCAAGG ttTTCCCCACCCACCTCCTCCCTAGATCCCTGTATGCCGGAGTTGTGTCTGGAGGCAGCAGCAGCGCTGATCCAGGCAGGCCGAGCCTCAGATGCTTTGACTGTGTGTGAGGAGCTGCTCAACCGTACCTCATGTCTGCTTCCCAAGACGTCCTCCTTGTGGGAAAATGCcagaaaaagaaccaaagaactGCCATATTGTCCAATCTGGGTCTCTGCCACCCACCTGCTTCAGGGCCAGGCCTGGTCACAACTAAAGGCTCAAAAAGAGGCACTTAGTGACTTTAGCCA GTGCCTTGAGCTGCTCTTTCGGACCCTGcctgagaacaaagagcaag GCTCCAACTGTGAGCAGAAGTGTAGAGCTGAAGTGGCACTGAAACAGCTTCGAGTGGCTGCTCTGATTAGTCGTGGACTGGAATGGGTAGCCAGTGGCCAGGATACCAAGGCTTTGAGTGACTTCCTCCTCAGTGTGCAGATATGCCCAG GCAATAGAGATGGTTCCTTTTACCTGCTTCAGACTCTGAAAAGACTGGGTCGGAAGAATGAGGCCACTGCTTTCTGGCGGGAGGCCCAAAGTCAACTGCCACAGGAACAAGCTGCCGG GTCTCTTCCACTGTATTTAGAAACCTGTTTGAGCTGGATCCATCCTCCTAACTGTGAAGCCTTCCTTGAGGAGTTCGGGACTTCGGTGTTGGAGTCTTGTGACCTTTAG
- the Fancg gene encoding Fanconi anemia group G protein isoform X3, with translation MSSQIIPALPKTFSSSLDLWREKNDQLVRQAKQLTRDSRPSLRRQQSAQDTLEGFRELLLTLQGLPAAVPALPLELMVLCNYIILRASIAQAFTEDLIQDLQRGLKRVREAQHQLEPKSQQGLKELWQSVLSSSSLLPELLPPLHCLASLQAVLWMSADCLEDLTLLLQTLNGHQAETSEDLLLLLKSWSPPAEESHAPLILQDAENLRDVLLTAFACRQGFQELIAGSLPQAQSSLHEAASGLCPPSVLVQVYTALGTCLRKMENPQRALLYLTEALKVGATCALPLLEASRVYRQLGDTAAELESLELLVEALSATHSSEPFKCLIEVELLLPQPDPASPLHCGTQSQAKHLLASRCLQTGRAEDAAEHYLDLLAMLLGGSEPRFSPPTSSLDPCMPELCLEAAAALIQAGRASDALTVCEELLNRTSCLLPKTSSLWENARKRTKELPYCPIWVSATHLLQGQAWSQLKAQKEALSDFSQCLELLFRTLPENKEQGSNCEQKCRAEVALKQLRVAALISRGLEWVASGQDTKALSDFLLSVQICPGLFHCI, from the exons ATGTCCAGCCAGATCATTCCAGCCCTCCCCAAAACATTTTCCAGTAGCCTGGACCTGTGGAGGGAAAAGAATGACCAGCTTGTTAGACAGGCTAAG CAGCTGACTAGGGATTCTCGTCCGTCTCTGAGGCGACAGCAGTCGGCCCAAGACACACTGGAAGGATTTAGGGAGCTCCTCCTCACTCTGCAAG GACTCCCTGCTGCTGTCCCCGCTCTCCCCTTGGAGCTGATGGTCCTCTGTAATTATATAATCCTGAGGGCTAGCATAGCCCAGGCCTTCACTGAAGACCTTATCCAGGATCTTCAAAGGGGTCTCAAAAGAG TGCGGGAGGCCCAGCATCAGCTGGAGCCCAAGTCACAGCAGGGACTCAAGGAGCTGTGGCAGtctgtcctctcctcttcctcccttctgccGGAGCTGCTGCCTCCCTTAcactgcctggccagccttcAAGCTGTCCTCTGGATGAGTGCTGACTGCCTGGAGGACCTGACCTTGCTGTTACAAACCCTGAATGGCCACCAG GCTGAGACCTCTGAGGATCTGCTACTATTGCTAAAATCCTGGAGTCCTCCAGCGGAGGAGTCACACGCCCCACTGATTCTGCAAGATGCTGAGAATTTGAGGGATGTCCTTCTGACAGCATTTGCCTGCCGCCAAG GCTTCCAGGAGCTAATCGCAGGGAGCCTCCCCCAGGCACAGAGCAGCCTGCATGAAGCAGCCTCAGGTCTGTGTCCGCCGTCTGTGTTAGTCCAGGTGTACACAGCGCTGGGGACATGTCTCCGTAAGATG GAAAATCCACAGAGAGCACTGTTGTACTTGACTGAAGCCCTGAAAGTGGGAGCAACCTGTGCCCTTCCGCTTCTGGAGGCTTCCAGAGTATATAGGCAACTAGGAGACACAGCCGCAGAGCTGGAGAGTCTGGAGCTGCTGGTTGAG gCCTTGAGTGCCACTCATAGTTCTGAACCATTCAAATGTCTCATTGAAGTAGAATTGCTACTTCCACAACCTGATCCAGCCTCTCCTCTTCATTGTGGCACACAGAGTCAGGCCAAGCACCTGCTAGCAAGTCGATGCCTACAGACGGGGAG GGCAGAAGATGCTGCGGAACATTACTTGGACCTGCTGGCAATGTTGCTGGGAGGCTCAGAGCCAAGG ttTTCCCCACCCACCTCCTCCCTAGATCCCTGTATGCCGGAGTTGTGTCTGGAGGCAGCAGCAGCGCTGATCCAGGCAGGCCGAGCCTCAGATGCTTTGACTGTGTGTGAGGAGCTGCTCAACCGTACCTCATGTCTGCTTCCCAAGACGTCCTCCTTGTGGGAAAATGCcagaaaaagaaccaaagaactGCCATATTGTCCAATCTGGGTCTCTGCCACCCACCTGCTTCAGGGCCAGGCCTGGTCACAACTAAAGGCTCAAAAAGAGGCACTTAGTGACTTTAGCCA GTGCCTTGAGCTGCTCTTTCGGACCCTGcctgagaacaaagagcaag GCTCCAACTGTGAGCAGAAGTGTAGAGCTGAAGTGGCACTGAAACAGCTTCGAGTGGCTGCTCTGATTAGTCGTGGACTGGAATGGGTAGCCAGTGGCCAGGATACCAAGGCTTTGAGTGACTTCCTCCTCAGTGTGCAGATATGCCCAG GTCTCTTCCACTGTATTTAG